A stretch of the Bacillus thuringiensis genome encodes the following:
- a CDS encoding LPD1 domain-containing protein, with amino-acid sequence MNLFELFGLEVGEDIMVQDVRTDKQVRNRYSYDVGEKLVGAKKEIRALKESFLVSFSLEVLAEIEKESPVEALNALDRNSLIPFSFEHEKENDVPPRVAKLKQLLVGRINKKPIVDTPTARKLYVQACRRIWHDIQSVHTSEQWVDLVVSYGMEMNNGWSAFRKNKNVTFTFRRMLEEYFDEFVDADGMELLILGKKFISLCTNSKSINSTYLRVSHELTWNDLLTKKVTTRKKFAVAWSRKLPDTLQRKGPGVEIATKPEDVVAKFGLKGMQFGHYCIEQYAKEHIGHVSEALHDLARILGIPPEYIGLGGRLGLAIGARGSGNVLAHYEPSTKVINLTRDNGVGAFCHEWGHALDHFLYDCSHDFQNGSLAFLSSGKSIGNILPAIIKEKMQAVLDACKQGKVARVINVENAYSRKWYFYGGVIDSYDVFKGNLSNILESHHASLCRKLDTLSGATKTRMERKIEKEFEKTAQMLAAHHYKKTGEKLVKISYQVKGSVYFDTAIKLDKKRTKKYWSTNHEMFARAFEAYVESALLDQEHRNDYLVCDTYSFVYPLGEQREYLNRSIKSLMEVSVPYIINTIQGVGKNEL; translated from the coding sequence ATGAATTTATTTGAACTTTTTGGTTTAGAGGTAGGAGAAGACATAATGGTACAGGATGTGAGAACAGATAAACAAGTTCGCAATCGATACAGTTATGATGTAGGTGAGAAATTAGTGGGAGCAAAGAAAGAGATACGAGCTTTAAAAGAATCATTTTTAGTATCATTTTCTTTAGAAGTTTTAGCTGAAATTGAAAAAGAATCTCCAGTAGAGGCGCTAAATGCATTGGATCGAAACTCATTAATTCCATTCTCTTTTGAGCATGAAAAAGAAAATGATGTCCCGCCACGTGTTGCAAAGTTAAAGCAACTGCTAGTGGGCAGAATTAATAAGAAGCCAATTGTAGATACACCGACTGCAAGAAAACTATATGTTCAAGCATGTAGAAGAATATGGCATGATATACAGTCAGTACATACCTCAGAACAATGGGTAGATCTTGTGGTCTCTTATGGAATGGAAATGAACAATGGTTGGTCTGCATTTAGAAAAAATAAGAATGTAACATTCACATTTAGAAGAATGTTAGAGGAATATTTTGATGAGTTTGTTGATGCAGATGGTATGGAGTTATTAATATTAGGTAAGAAATTCATATCACTTTGCACAAATTCAAAAAGTATTAATTCTACGTACCTTCGTGTATCACATGAACTAACATGGAATGATTTACTTACGAAAAAGGTTACGACTCGTAAGAAATTCGCAGTTGCTTGGAGTAGGAAACTGCCGGATACCCTGCAACGAAAAGGGCCGGGAGTAGAAATTGCTACCAAACCTGAAGACGTAGTTGCTAAGTTTGGGCTGAAGGGGATGCAATTTGGTCATTATTGCATCGAACAATATGCAAAAGAGCATATTGGGCATGTATCTGAAGCATTGCATGATTTAGCTCGTATATTAGGGATTCCACCTGAGTATATAGGGTTAGGAGGACGCTTAGGACTTGCGATTGGTGCGAGAGGAAGTGGCAATGTATTAGCACATTATGAACCTTCTACCAAAGTCATTAATTTAACTCGTGATAATGGAGTCGGGGCATTTTGTCATGAATGGGGACATGCATTGGATCATTTCTTATATGATTGTAGTCATGATTTTCAAAATGGTAGTCTTGCTTTCTTATCAAGTGGGAAGAGTATTGGGAATATCTTGCCTGCTATTATCAAGGAAAAGATGCAAGCTGTGTTAGATGCTTGTAAACAAGGAAAAGTGGCCAGAGTAATCAACGTGGAAAATGCCTACAGTAGAAAGTGGTATTTCTATGGTGGTGTTATCGATAGTTATGATGTGTTTAAAGGAAATCTTTCAAATATTTTAGAATCACATCATGCTAGTTTGTGTAGGAAGCTTGATACTTTATCAGGAGCTACAAAAACGCGTATGGAGCGTAAAATTGAAAAAGAATTCGAGAAAACCGCACAAATGTTAGCTGCACATCATTATAAAAAAACAGGCGAAAAACTCGTTAAAATATCCTATCAAGTGAAAGGGTCTGTATACTTTGATACAGCCATTAAGTTAGATAAGAAGAGAACCAAAAAGTATTGGTCTACAAATCATGAGATGTTTGCTAGAGCATTTGAAGCATATGTAGAATCGGCTTTGCTAGATCAAGAACATAGAAACGATTATTTAGTTTGTGATACATATTCTTTTGTATATCCGTTAGGAGAACAAAGAGAATATCTAAATAGAAGTATAAAGAGTTTAATGGAAGTATCTGTTCCATATATAATAAACACTATACAAGGAGTGGGGAAAAATGAATTATAA
- a CDS encoding DUF3854 domain-containing protein, with protein sequence MNYNIQKGQFRLTSAYPRGSWWEFYRVTCPICHDTGNCMLHVSQEKVACTRVESKWVYGKNSSNPSYIHYLNGKKQYQLPDVDVVKGHSKRSNEELDVFNRNLIGFLPLEEKHHIHLLQDRKMTEEVQIRQYRSFLKQQIVLEDDNTYTTIWEKLFKQIGKKDCWKGIPGFYEMKKGQLSLRLMAGFPGIMIPFRNQYNQIVGWQVRVDEVKNSVHVKSGPTGIQAELVQQPNVVKITKNGDCIYEGKLEIGKNKELLIGGEKVVVKVHKGQKYLWISSANKNEGTGAGGSENPLPVHVAVPSSHLKHWKSGTLHKTNSVMITEGPMKADLIADLLPQRLNKEEIAKVGTTVLAIPGVNAWRIVMPVLKDMGVENVYLAFDADLVENEKVRAALIAFATELKKEGYNVIIAAWNPAQGKGLDDAMQASFKPVFRTI encoded by the coding sequence ATGAATTATAACATTCAAAAAGGTCAATTTCGTTTAACAAGTGCTTATCCAAGAGGTAGCTGGTGGGAATTTTATCGTGTTACGTGTCCGATTTGTCATGATACAGGTAATTGCATGCTTCATGTTTCGCAAGAGAAGGTAGCATGTACCCGTGTGGAAAGTAAATGGGTATACGGTAAAAATTCAAGTAATCCAAGTTATATCCATTATCTAAATGGTAAGAAGCAATACCAATTACCAGATGTAGATGTGGTAAAGGGACATAGTAAGCGTAGTAACGAAGAATTAGATGTATTTAATCGTAATTTAATCGGATTTTTACCGTTAGAGGAGAAGCACCATATACATTTACTGCAAGATAGAAAAATGACTGAAGAAGTACAGATACGTCAATATCGTTCTTTTTTAAAGCAACAAATTGTGTTGGAAGATGATAATACGTACACAACTATTTGGGAAAAGTTATTTAAACAAATTGGCAAAAAAGATTGTTGGAAGGGAATACCTGGATTTTATGAAATGAAGAAAGGACAACTTTCTCTTCGTTTAATGGCAGGTTTTCCAGGAATTATGATTCCATTCCGAAACCAATATAATCAAATTGTTGGTTGGCAAGTACGTGTAGATGAAGTAAAGAACTCTGTTCATGTGAAATCTGGACCTACAGGTATACAAGCCGAACTAGTACAACAGCCTAATGTTGTGAAAATAACGAAAAACGGTGATTGTATCTATGAAGGAAAACTAGAAATAGGGAAAAATAAAGAGTTATTAATCGGTGGGGAAAAAGTTGTTGTAAAGGTACATAAAGGTCAAAAATACTTATGGATCTCTTCAGCAAACAAAAATGAAGGAACTGGTGCGGGAGGTAGTGAAAATCCACTTCCTGTACATGTAGCGGTACCAAGCTCACATTTGAAACATTGGAAGTCTGGTACGCTGCACAAAACAAATTCAGTTATGATTACAGAAGGGCCAATGAAGGCGGATTTGATTGCCGATTTACTTCCTCAAAGACTAAATAAAGAAGAAATAGCTAAAGTAGGGACGACAGTTCTTGCAATTCCAGGTGTAAATGCATGGAGAATCGTTATGCCAGTATTAAAAGATATGGGCGTAGAAAATGTATATTTAGCATTTGATGCTGACTTAGTAGAGAATGAAAAAGTAAGAGCTGCCTTAATTGCTTTTGCGACAGAGTTAAAGAAAGAGGGCTATAACGTAATTATTGCAGCATGGAACCCAGCACAAGGGAAAGGTTTGGATGATGCGATGCAAGCTTCTTTCAAGCCAGTTTTCCGCACAATATAA
- a CDS encoding Rpn family recombination-promoting nuclease/putative transposase, whose product MSVYVKKNLVNLRVDYAFKRLFGVEGNEDILIGFLNAVLQSSINEEITSLHLDDPHLPREQKDDKLSILDLRATLNSGIKINIEIQVRDKKDMIERSLFYWSGMYYSQMTQGMKYTELRPSICINIVDFILFPEEKEFHNVNTVMNKKSKRIITENMQLHFLEIPKVIQEWKGERMDPWEDSLARWLLLFPAHEDERLTTILEAIAMEKDPVLKKAMEDWERLSSDKDFLRLYWAREKEIKDRISEIETAEEKAAKEAKIQLIRNMMKVGVPIEKVAEAAELSVEEVTVIIKSK is encoded by the coding sequence ATGAGTGTATATGTAAAAAAGAATCTAGTAAATTTGCGAGTTGATTATGCTTTTAAGCGTTTGTTTGGAGTAGAGGGAAATGAAGATATATTAATTGGGTTTCTTAACGCGGTACTACAATCATCTATTAATGAAGAAATTACATCTTTGCACTTAGATGATCCGCATCTTCCAAGAGAGCAGAAGGATGATAAATTGTCTATTTTAGATTTGCGAGCTACGTTAAATAGTGGTATAAAAATTAATATAGAGATTCAAGTTCGAGACAAAAAAGATATGATAGAGCGATCTTTGTTCTATTGGTCAGGTATGTATTATTCCCAAATGACTCAAGGGATGAAATACACGGAATTAAGACCATCCATTTGTATTAATATAGTAGACTTCATTTTGTTTCCAGAAGAGAAAGAGTTTCATAATGTTAATACAGTAATGAACAAAAAATCAAAACGTATCATTACCGAAAATATGCAGTTGCATTTTCTTGAAATTCCAAAAGTGATTCAAGAATGGAAAGGAGAACGAATGGATCCGTGGGAAGATTCTTTAGCTCGTTGGTTACTATTATTTCCTGCGCATGAGGATGAGAGATTAACAACAATCCTGGAGGCGATAGCAATGGAAAAAGATCCAGTTTTGAAAAAAGCGATGGAGGATTGGGAGCGTTTAAGTAGCGATAAGGATTTTTTACGCTTATATTGGGCTAGAGAAAAAGAAATAAAAGATAGAATATCTGAAATAGAAACAGCAGAAGAAAAAGCTGCAAAAGAAGCCAAAATACAACTAATTCGAAATATGATGAAAGTAGGTGTACCTATAGAGAAGGTTGCAGAAGCTGCTGAATTAAGTGTTGAAGAGGTTACTGTGATTATAAAAAGTAAATAA
- a CDS encoding protein kinase domain-containing protein, producing the protein MKDKRRDYHFKNNTLKLVPLDENEEFSRENWIQKNRDISNWLEISIPDVSLIEFIGCGANGIVLKAKESITGRICALKIWLPNTNSRHYSVYFNKYQEEITKIARLDMPSIVTIYKAGITDSGYCYSTMEWVEGITLKDFLADNTNLRDELRYKILNDILLTINECHKINVLHGDLHDENILLEPLDSHKGNYKVKILDFGTSLLNRHKSVPYSKQRESALLLQTVLKLLPVEEKYNLLNFKFYSFLNQSRVAIKHNDDVRNVEPIIVSSALLQLCEVYALVEMNYFNDTVFIDMLTHLLSSTQLNANKVWEYIYIKGTESELNIKHLLNILSERMGSFIFEPHFRHVDLQQLELTFSIYELSKNTSNLQKYEDFNLDDFDINNFDYKKVLNLKSIEDVIEFLTFAKHNSYEDEYINFLTELYESLSDKYAKEYEPTNGYKRDLDLIFKLNELRLIRNSSIEEILDWEEV; encoded by the coding sequence ATGAAAGATAAAAGAAGAGATTATCATTTTAAAAATAATACGCTTAAACTAGTACCTTTAGATGAAAACGAAGAATTTTCAAGAGAAAATTGGATTCAAAAAAATCGCGATATTAGTAATTGGTTAGAAATATCTATTCCAGATGTTTCTCTTATAGAATTTATTGGATGCGGTGCAAATGGCATTGTATTAAAGGCCAAAGAGAGTATTACTGGAAGAATATGCGCTCTAAAAATATGGCTACCAAATACAAATTCTAGACATTACAGCGTATATTTTAATAAATATCAAGAAGAGATTACTAAGATAGCTAGATTAGATATGCCCTCTATTGTAACAATCTATAAAGCTGGCATAACCGATTCGGGTTATTGTTATTCAACAATGGAATGGGTAGAAGGTATAACATTAAAAGACTTCTTAGCAGATAATACAAACCTAAGAGATGAGCTAAGATATAAAATTTTGAATGACATTTTACTAACTATTAATGAGTGTCATAAAATTAATGTTTTGCATGGTGACTTACATGACGAGAATATCCTATTAGAACCACTTGATTCACACAAAGGTAATTACAAAGTGAAAATTTTAGATTTTGGGACAAGTTTATTAAATAGACATAAATCTGTTCCCTATAGTAAGCAACGTGAATCCGCTCTATTATTACAAACTGTATTAAAATTACTTCCTGTAGAAGAAAAATACAACCTATTAAACTTCAAATTTTATAGTTTTCTTAACCAAAGTAGAGTAGCTATTAAACATAATGATGATGTTAGAAACGTGGAACCAATTATAGTTAGTTCAGCATTATTACAATTATGTGAAGTCTATGCTTTGGTAGAAATGAATTATTTTAATGATACAGTATTTATTGATATGCTAACTCATTTATTATCTTCTACTCAATTAAACGCTAATAAAGTATGGGAATATATCTACATTAAAGGGACTGAGTCAGAATTAAATATAAAACACCTTTTAAATATTTTATCAGAAAGAATGGGTAGTTTTATATTCGAACCACATTTTCGCCACGTTGATTTACAACAACTCGAGTTAACTTTTAGTATATATGAGCTATCAAAAAATACTAGTAATTTACAGAAATATGAGGATTTTAATTTAGATGATTTTGATATAAATAATTTTGATTATAAAAAAGTTCTTAATTTAAAATCCATAGAAGACGTAATAGAATTTCTAACTTTTGCTAAGCATAATTCATATGAAGATGAATACATAAATTTTTTAACCGAATTATATGAATCATTAAGTGATAAATATGCCAAGGAGTATGAACCTACTAATGGGTATAAAAGAGATCTTGATTTAATATTTAAACTAAATGAATTAAGATTAATAAGAAACTCTTCTATAGAAGAAATATTAGATTGGGAAGAAGTATGA
- a CDS encoding PrgI family protein — protein sequence MRKVTVPVDMTSEQKTLLGVLSKRQLIYLLGGGASLYLYVPFLWRLFAPFNAAVAFFICLILAIPTVVVVITFAFIYKEKQHMYLDKFLLIKMRSHSEKGNWRKGYEPITWVKENL from the coding sequence ATGAGAAAAGTAACTGTTCCTGTTGATATGACTTCGGAACAAAAAACACTATTAGGTGTGCTGAGCAAACGCCAATTGATTTATCTATTGGGTGGCGGAGCATCCCTTTATTTATATGTACCATTTTTATGGCGGCTATTTGCGCCTTTTAATGCGGCTGTAGCTTTTTTTATTTGCTTAATTTTAGCAATACCAACAGTAGTAGTTGTAATAACGTTTGCTTTTATTTATAAAGAAAAACAACACATGTATTTAGATAAATTTTTACTTATCAAAATGCGTAGCCATTCTGAAAAAGGAAATTGGAGAAAAGGGTACGAGCCAATTACATGGGTAAAGGAGAATTTATAG
- a CDS encoding VirB4 family type IV secretion system protein — protein sequence MKLFGKKKKEKKKLEAEKNDELELEEEEHEQEEVPPQLDNQTTVFDVIAPEGMKIDAEDYGVIKQSLGSNTFFRPFYIPRDGYPRMMQTNWLNMLTSAGEVDVMIDIHKEPKAKAMRSLDMQLTMLRSNLSFQRTRGNIDQEKDLDAKIQDTNNLMDEIQFNENDSYMVSTMAVAYADSKKELDVLCEYIEDEMQASHFKIASTWNRVKSGLKAVMPLGAPNTLQDTYRNIDRRALCTFAPFVSGSGRFNGGIPIGKNKITGQVEFLNSFGNADYRPPNYNIGVTGISGSGKSLLLKMKLARETSLADTHAMIIDPEGEFVKITKRLGGINLNISPESNIIINPCAIAVTELQITDKDEELEALEQYDKKELVERDGVKYVRFVPILEKINEILGFFDIIIRGQDFDQPGLNVFQRTMLEDAIREVFEGHGITSHPSSLYTDEVKKVDGQLIQSQVRKPEPELKEIYDVIVENHGDDVKAEELIAAIRPFLRDGSKPLFDGQSHFGRGVETQLNESRVVNFNISHLEEGFLKPIAFHVILNYIWEHWIKSPEHAIKRKVLYVDEMWQFIDYEQTVNFLEKVARRSRKRNAGMCWASQDFVRILENVKARGILQSTFSYFFLEQNKIDKKKIQENFNLTAGELDIILNNPGKGEGIFRIGDSSVWIQTDPSDKEMMFIESNEAVLQELLNNMKKVQGYAG from the coding sequence ATGAAATTGTTTGGAAAGAAGAAAAAAGAAAAAAAGAAATTAGAAGCTGAAAAGAATGATGAATTGGAACTAGAAGAGGAAGAGCACGAACAAGAAGAAGTTCCACCTCAATTAGACAATCAAACAACTGTGTTTGATGTCATTGCCCCAGAAGGAATGAAAATTGATGCAGAAGACTATGGGGTAATTAAGCAGTCTTTAGGAAGTAATACTTTCTTCCGTCCATTTTATATTCCACGTGATGGATACCCTCGTATGATGCAGACCAATTGGCTGAACATGTTAACTTCAGCTGGAGAGGTTGATGTCATGATTGATATTCATAAAGAGCCAAAAGCAAAAGCGATGCGATCGTTAGATATGCAGCTAACAATGTTACGTTCGAACCTTTCCTTCCAACGTACACGCGGAAATATTGACCAGGAAAAAGACTTAGATGCAAAAATTCAGGATACAAACAATCTAATGGATGAAATTCAATTTAATGAAAATGACTCCTATATGGTAAGTACGATGGCGGTTGCGTATGCTGATTCAAAGAAAGAATTAGATGTTTTATGTGAGTATATCGAAGATGAAATGCAAGCCTCTCACTTTAAAATAGCGAGTACTTGGAATCGTGTGAAGAGTGGCTTGAAAGCGGTTATGCCACTAGGTGCACCAAATACTCTGCAAGATACATACCGAAATATCGATAGACGTGCTTTATGTACATTTGCCCCCTTTGTATCAGGATCCGGAAGATTTAACGGTGGTATACCAATAGGAAAGAACAAAATTACTGGACAAGTAGAATTTTTAAATTCATTTGGTAACGCAGATTATCGTCCACCAAACTATAACATTGGTGTGACAGGGATTTCAGGTTCCGGTAAAAGTTTACTTTTAAAAATGAAGCTAGCTCGTGAAACATCACTTGCAGATACACATGCGATGATCATAGATCCAGAGGGAGAATTCGTAAAAATCACCAAACGACTAGGTGGCATTAACTTAAATATTTCACCTGAAAGTAATATCATTATTAATCCTTGTGCAATTGCAGTAACAGAACTTCAAATTACAGATAAAGATGAAGAACTAGAAGCACTTGAACAATACGATAAGAAAGAACTCGTAGAACGTGATGGCGTGAAGTATGTAAGATTTGTACCAATTTTAGAGAAAATCAATGAAATACTAGGATTCTTTGACATTATTATTCGCGGGCAAGACTTTGATCAACCTGGATTAAATGTATTCCAACGCACGATGCTAGAAGATGCGATTCGTGAAGTGTTTGAGGGACATGGTATTACTTCTCACCCTTCATCTTTATATACCGATGAAGTGAAGAAGGTAGATGGACAATTAATTCAGTCTCAAGTGAGAAAGCCAGAGCCAGAGTTAAAAGAAATTTACGATGTAATTGTAGAAAACCATGGAGATGATGTGAAAGCAGAAGAGTTAATTGCCGCAATTCGTCCGTTCTTACGTGATGGTTCAAAACCATTATTTGATGGACAAAGTCATTTTGGCCGTGGTGTGGAAACACAATTAAACGAATCACGTGTTGTTAACTTTAATATTAGTCATTTAGAAGAAGGATTTTTAAAGCCAATCGCTTTCCACGTTATCCTGAACTATATCTGGGAGCATTGGATTAAGAGTCCAGAACACGCTATCAAACGAAAAGTGTTATATGTGGATGAGATGTGGCAGTTTATCGACTATGAACAAACTGTTAACTTCTTAGAAAAAGTAGCACGTCGTTCACGTAAAAGAAATGCCGGTATGTGTTGGGCAAGTCAGGACTTTGTTCGTATTTTAGAAAATGTAAAAGCACGTGGTATCTTACAATCTACTTTCTCTTATTTCTTCTTAGAGCAAAATAAGATTGATAAGAAAAAAATTCAAGAGAACTTTAACTTAACTGCTGGTGAGCTTGACATTATTCTCAATAATCCAGGGAAAGGTGAAGGGATTTTCCGCATAGGAGATAGTTCTGTTTGGATTCAAACAGATCCATCAGACAAAGAAATGATGTTTATTGAATCAAATGAAGCCGTACTGCAAGAGCTTTTAAATAACATGAAGAAAGTACAAGGGTACGCAGGGTAA